The following DNA comes from Anopheles arabiensis isolate DONGOLA chromosome 3, AaraD3, whole genome shotgun sequence.
AGGAGTTTTTCGGCGTGAAGAACACGCGGTACGATTACAACAAGGAGGATCCGCAGGAAGCGGGCCGAAAGCTGAAGAAGCTGCAGGACTCGAAGGACAAGATGAGCCGAAACGTGAACCAGAAGGcgatggtgctgctggagCGGGAGGAGGAACAGTACAAAGAGGTGATGCGCCGCAAGAAGGTGGTCGAGGACGACAAGAAGAAGATCCAGGCAATCATTACCGATCTGGatgaggagaagaagaaaaagctgaAGGTGGCCTGGAGCGAGGTGGATGAAAATTTCGGCAGCATCTTCAGCACGCTGCTGCCGGGCACGCAGGCTCGGCTCGTACCGCCGGACGGTGTAGACTTCATGAAGGGGCTGGAGGTGAAGGTTGGCTTCAACGGGATGTGGAAGGAATCGCTGACCGAGCTGAGCGGTGGGCAGCGTTCGCTGGTGGCGCTTTCGCTCATCCTGGCCATGCTAAAGTACAAACCGGCCCCGCTGTACATTCTGGACGAAGTGGACGCGGCGCTGGACCTTTCCCACACGCAGAACATCGGCAACATGCTGAAGGCCCACTTTACCAACTCGCAGTTTATCATCGTGTCGCTCAAGGACGGCATGTTTAACAATGCGAACGTGCTGTTCCGGACCAAGTTCATCGATGGTATGTCCGGCGTGACGCGAACGGTAAATGTGGCCAACATAAAGAGAGCTGCGGCCGATGCTGCCTCCCGTGGAAGGTAACGCGTATGGAAGGATATTTCTGAAGGAACTTAAcattaatgttttgatttgaattaatGTTTCATTTGAAACCAATCCCTTCGTGGGGAGCATGTATGTATAATagcaggaaaaggaaaaggacaTTTTGGAATGACTTTTCAAGCACATCTCTAAACAGACTTCACGTTTTCAATTGGTGTACATATAGATTGAATTGTCgaaatgattaattttataaTCTTTTAACACAAGtactattttaatttaactaaaTAAGATACGTGCTTCTACCACTACGAATGTTTTATGAGGAACTTTTACTGAAATACATGACTTTTTCAAATGATAATGATATGTTCTTTTGATAATTATGGTTTAATTGTTTCAGGAGTCAGACAGTTGTCTAATCGtccttttaatttatttaaacacgATCAATAAGCAAAGCTACGTCTGCATTTGTGTACTCTCTTGTTAGTTATTAAACTTAAAATAGAACAATAGAGAAACAATACATGCGCCTCCTTCAGCATCAGCTACACTCTGTTGGTCGATCTGCCCACTCTCTGTGGAAGAAAACAGCGCCAATTGATTAGTACGGCTTCATCCATTAATTACGTAACGCAATAGCTATTTTGGAACCCTCCCCTAAACTTATTGTAGAAAAATGTGTTACTTCCATCCATCAATAAATGACGAATCTTAATTGCAATCCCAGGGCCAGAATTATGTCAATGTTTATTTGAATGTTAAAACCATGATTGAAATTATGCCTTTACTATTTGATACTTTTATTGATTTCATTGAAAGTAGTTTGGAAACATTCATCTTATTCATACCGTGTAAAACACATTATCAGGTAACTTTAAAATAACTATTAGAGTGAAGTATTTCATGGACGAAGCCATAGGAGAACGTTCACAATGAAAATTCCGATGAGAGACTAGTCAGTATAGTAATTGATTTGCGATAGATATAACATGTTAAATATTAGATCTTGGAAAACTTGGAGTTCAAATTTATTGCAGGGAATTTTAGAGTGGCATATCGATACAAATGGAAGTCCACTGAGGTCGAGCAGTATTGTTTGAATATTGTAGTTGGACTCGGGATATTAAAAGTTTGTAGTGCTGGTTTTAAAAGAGCCATCTAGGCAGCATTTTGATACTTGATTTACTAATTTGGAAGTCACTGCCTTAGTAGGATGATAGTTTTGCATATAGTAGACGGAGCTCGGTCGTGTTGAGATTTGAACCTAAGATGGGCATATTACTAGGTCGTACGAACTGTCCATTTGCTTGTTGGTTGCGTAAAAAAACGAGCCACACATGAACTGTATACTTTATTGAACCAAAACCTTCTTCCAATCCCCTCTATCGAAACCCTCCCTCATCCGACAGGCGTCATCCGGAAGATGTATGTCAGCTCTTAAATTATCGTGTGCCGGAATGtgacaaaaacacacccacaacACTTCCCTAAACTTGCGGTTTTTACGCTTCACTGTCTGTTTGATGGTatgagccaaaaaaaaagggttttgtgGTAGCAAAAACTTtgagaaagtaaaaaaaacactacctCTGACACAGGCGAAAGGGACACACGGGGTACGTGCAAAGTGTGTACTCCCCATATCCGCCCGTCCGGAGCAGAGGCAGGGGAGCTGGTTTGCTTAGAATGTTTGGTTTGGTCAGGTAAGGTCGTCTGTTTGGCTtcctgttgctgtttttgggTAAGGCTGGTTACTGTTCGGGTTGTGTTTGGACCATCCCGAAGGGTTCCGACGCTTCCCGCTTGAAGCGTGAGAATTTATCTGACGGTGGGTTGGTTTGAGTTGGTTACTATCTCGGCCGATTCAACCGGGCTGAACAGCTCACTTTACCATTCTGCCATTCGGCATGCACGATCCTGGAAGGAGCAGAAGCAGGAAAAGCTGAagtagagagcgagagcgaaaaaaaaaacaacatttactTACATTATAAGCAAATAAATGTCTCTCACGggagttttgaaaaatgtccTTTTTAACATattacatttaaaataaaagttttgcGACTCTTTCCGTGCCCGGTTCTGGTGTCGGGGATGGtagatgttgtttgtttgcttgcccGAGAGCTGTTTGATGCTTGGGTTGGAAAGTTTTACACTCGCTCGCTCTTCGGGCTGGATGTGGTATAAATATTTGAGCAAACGGGAGCCTAGTGTAGGGTCTAAGCTAAGGTAAAAGCAGTTTGGcgagggaggggggaaggTTTGATGATGGGTTTGTTAGTTTTGATGTTTGGTACATTGTGTGCTGTTGACTTTGACACATTAAAAAATTCGCCAATATTTTCAATTCCAGATATCCCAAAACTGGATCATGAATATCTCAGAATACCTCTTGCTGTAAAAGCCAACCCCCGAGCTATTGACAAATTTGCGAACGTCATCTCTCATCCAATCACACTAACTTCCAATCAAGTCATCCATAATCataaacaccaacaaaacTCTTGGGCGGCAGCATTCATCGTAGactgtagtagtagtaggcgACGGTCGGAAAGCCTTCAGGATTGAGGCGAGAATTACACGCTTTTCCTTgcttaacaataaaaataaacaaaagtaTCCTACCCGCGCGTGGTGTGGTACAGCCGCGTGCCGGGGGGAGGAATCAATTTACACAACTCCACCGTTGGACCACCGTTGCTGGAGTGGAATCGGAACGGCTACGGAGCGCTGCAAAGCAACGggatttccatttttcatttccgATTGCGAGAAAGCCGGCGGGAAATGGTGCCGTTGTTTCAATTCGCCACGCCATCACGCAACACAGGGTTGTGGCGAAAGTTGCCGCTGGCATGTGGATAAACGTCGGAGGGTGTATGTAGCCTTCTAGCTGTGGTGTaagggggttttttttggaaaggtaCCAATGCTGAATGGTGGAACAAACCGAAACGAAAGGAGTTcattcccacacacacgcgcgagctGCGATTGCGATGGGGACGCGAGTGCGAAGGAATCCGGTGGGATTTGCAGTTTTATGATCTTGTGTGTCGCACACGTCGGAAATGGAGGACGCGAGGACACGGTTGTTTACTGAGCAGCTTCCTTGGAGCACTGCTGCATGGGcaccgaaacaaaaaaaaggtattgAAAAATGAGCCACGCTTTAGAAGGTGATAAATTgggggaaatataaacaaaacatacctTCCCACTGAATTCCCACAACCCATACTGAACTGAAACATACTTGGGGATAGAAAAGAATGCAGCAATAACGTACCACTTTTTCCGTTGTTCTTCTTAAGCACCGCAGTCTCTTCTTGTTTGCGAAGGTGCATCAACCCCCAAAACCTTACATGCCGCACACGTTTTATGGATGGGTTTTCTCATTTTACAGCCACAATTTCTGCGTACATCTTCGGTTGGCACTTGTAAAAGCTGTTCTTTGCCGGAGAAAGCACTAAAATCCTGGAAACATCCCACACTCACACCACGCGCCTCCATTTTGTAACCTGCTCGCCTACTAACCCCAAGCAAGCTGTGATGGATCGAAACGGCGTCAAAAGCACTTGACAGCCAATCAAATTACCATTCGTTGTACGATTTGCTTGCGTGCGGGTCGCAGTGGCCCTGCCGGTTGCATTGACAACGAAGCGTACACCACACAGCCGTAAATGACACGTGATAACGGCTAATGGTAATGTGTTTGTCGTTTGTTATTTTGCAAACGAGGCGCCCATTTCTTTTCTGCCCATAAAAAGGCTCTTAAGCCACGTGGGAAGGATGTTTGAATAAGTATGAAGGTTTCGCGCGTGCTCTTATTCTCCTCGCTTATGTAGATGTCAATTTTTAAGCCAATAATTTCATCAATCTTGTCATTTTCGTGTACCATTGCTGTTGGGAATGATGCCATTATGGTTCGCCTCTTTTTAAGTTTAATggtaaaaatacataaattttGTCTTGCCACATTGAATGGAAAGCAGTTGGCACCGGTAGCTAAAAATAACTCTTCTCCATATCCATTACCACGTGTGATGTGAAGTGCTTCTTCCcaaggaaaagaaagaggaCCCGGAAGCAATTTCTTAGCACCCTGCCGAATAAACACATCACTAGAAAGCCATATTTCAACGCATTTTGTCTCCCACCGTTCCGATCCATTCGAGCCAACGGGTAGGACGACAACGACACCGGCAAACTTCCGCGACACCTTTCCGCAAAgcatacacaaacatacgCACATATCGGCGAATGGTATCGaaatcaaataaacataaatttccGCAATGTATGATGGGCATAAAAGTGTCTTTTACTgcgtttgaatatttaatcgGTCCTGGTTCCTGGTGCTTGTCCCTCTAGCTATCTACAGTCCTGTCGGTTTCCGGTTGGTGCGTGGAACTCGGTGCTTCCCTGGGTGCGTTTGAGCCAGCTTAACCTCAACGCCTTTATAGCCCACGCAAGGGAAGGTGGGATGGGTCGGAAGATGCTACAAGATGCTATCTATGTTTTGCCGTGTGGCGGAAAATGaagtttgcacacacacacacagaccaacGCACTCCAACTCCTGTGTATGTGATTGCTTGTAAGACCGCAACACACAGTCAGTGTGTACACCCCGTAGTTTATGTCGTTGCATTATAGATTTCCTGTACGAAATGCGGAAAGTCGTACGTACGCTCAGGTATTGCATATGCATGAGTCGCTTCCGGGGGCTTTTGTCAGGATAGGTTCAAGATATATCCAGCTGCAAAGATGCAAAATCATGCTTAttcgttgcctttttttgcgtATGCCTCCCACCGACACATGTTTATTAACAACTTTGGCACAGAATTGCAGGGAAATGAGCGTACCACACTAATACTGTCGCTCAGACCGAGCTTAAGCGAAGGGCAACAGAATCGTCCTCCTTTTGGTCGTCCGCTTCTTGCTTCTCCGGGAACGTTGCGTTGAGCGGCGGTATCTTAAGTCCCTTCAGCTCGTCATCATGCACACTGGACAAATCCTCACACGAATTCCAAGGCTGCAGTGTCGAGTCGGCGAACGCCATATAGAGCAGCCCGCAGATGATGAGCGTCCCGGAAGTGATGAGGAAAATGATTCTCCATTGCTCCACCGTGTGCTGTGTAAAGAGTTTACAGGGTGCAATTATTAACAATCTCCACAATAATGCTAAAGATCTCCTCACTTACATTCCCAAGCATTCCGACAATGATTGGAGACACGAATCCTGGCACAACGGTGATCATACCGCTGAAACCTAACAGTATGCCCGCATACCGGGGACTCATGTCGACTAGATTCGCCAGCGGACCAGTGGATACCGCCCCATGCACCGTGGTGGCTAGCGTAAGGAAAATGGTGGCCATGAGTGAATTGCAGCCACTGGACGCGAGGATAAACACGAATATCCCATTCACGACGCAGCACAGGGTGCCGCCCATCTTGCGCACCCCCGTCCGGGACATTAGCTCGTGCTTGAGCAGATGATCGCCAACGATCGAGAACACGTACGCAAACAGCATACGGCAGAGATGGGGAATCCCGGACAGCAAGCCCGTCATCTCGATGTTCCACCCGTGCACGTTGTTGAAGTACGTCGGTGCCTGCGTCATCAGCGTAAACAGACCCCAGATGCCACCCCACTGGGCAATGATCGTCATCCACATGGCACGGGAGAGTATGATCTTGCGCCAGGGTGTgccctgctcctgctgctgctgctcccgccGTGCTGTCGACTGGGCCGTAATGCCAAGCGAACTTTCAATGTACTTGCGCTCATTCGCATGGATGCGAGGATGTTCGGCCGGTGAGTCGTACACGAAGTAGAGCCAGGCGACATACCACATCGTGCCGAAGATGCCGCAAAAGTGGTACACATACTCCCAGGAGGTCCACGAGATGATGAACCCAAACAGGGGGAAATTGAGCGCAACGCCCACGGAGCTGCCCAGGTAAGCGGTTACGAACTTGCTCCGTTCGTTCGGGGGAATCCACTGCCCAGCCATATGGTGCATCGCTGGCCAGGCAAGACCCTGTGTACAGGAGGGAAAGTGTCTGTGTCTGAGAGATGCTCCGAGATGAGCTCACGTGCTGTACAGGTTTCCTTACGCAAATGAGTCCTTGTAGAACGCGCAGCACGACCAGCACACGGTAGTCCCAGTAGGCGGCGATCGGCATCAGAAAACACATCCAGCAACCGATCACATTGCTCGCACCGAACACCAGCTTGGTACCGTACCGGCGGGCTAGAATACCGCCCGGTATTTGTGTAATCCAGTGTAGCCAGTAGAATGCTCCCAAAATTAAACCCTGCTGATAGTCGTTCCAATCGAAACCTTCCTTCTGTGGATCAAGCtgtgcagaagaagaagaagaagaagaagatgaagagaTTAAGAGGGCGAGAGAAGCACATGAGTGATTCTAACCACAGTTAACAGATAGTACACGCCGGAACAGATGGTTAAGCGACGACCCAGTCCAAAAGagtcattaaaataatttttgattAGCCGCTCGGGCATTCACGCACGGCACAGGCTGGTGGAACGCGGCCATTATCGGCGCACTGACACCACTGCCaccgtttttttcgtttttaatgAATTGCGGAGTCAATTGGCATGAAATTGATGGCTTTTCAAGGGTCAACATTGAAGTGCCGCGGGCGGGTTTTTGGGTTGGAGCTATTTGCAGGTAAAGTCCACCATGGATTGGAAGACGAGATGCAAAGAGGTCAAGTGCAATGTCAGCAAGGGCAGCTTAACAGTTGCCCCAGGTTCCAATCAAAACAACTGCGCCAGCACCGATGTTAAGCCAGCGGGTATATAGGAAGGACGAGGATTAAGCTACCATAAATCATTGGTGGCGCTTGCACGCGCCTCGGACGACTGTGACAGCACCGAGTGACCGTTTGAAGAAGTGTGTTTATTAGCGGTGAGGACTTATCTGATGGCCAGATACGGTGCGTCGTATCTCGCATGTTTATCATCTCGGATGGAAGGGGAATTTCTCTGTCAGATGATAAACGACCGCATGATGATCTAGCTTTGTTTCTTTATCTCCCGCACTTTTTATACTTAGATTTACATACGTCACTCGGACTTACGTTGAAGAGGGTCAGCAGCAACTGCTCCGGTGAGATGACACGACTTTCGCGCGATCGTAGCAGGCTTGATCCTTCTGTTTGGGTCGTCAACGCTTCGGACCCATTTCCGATCGGGACGTAACAGGCGTAGTCTACCTTAACCTCACCGACAAACTCCGTTTCCGACTGTTTGATCATGGCAACGATCGTAATGTTCGTGTTGATGCGTATCATGTAGTTTACGGCAAAGCCCACAAACACTAGATACCACAGGGTGGATCTGGCACTAATGCCTACTTCCTTTTCTTTGGCCATTCTGCCAACTTGAGCAGCGCACAGTCTCGGATTGAATTGTAGTAAAGTACAGTTTGCTGCACAGCAGGTCCACTAGCACCCTTAGAGTCCTTCCGGGTGCATTGCCACACTGCTTCACCTAGCACGACACATGGGGTCTTGTGGTTCACTTGTAATTGGCTGGTGTGCTCGAATAGACGGACACGTTCGTTAGCAATGCCAACGATCGACTGATACGGCTGCAGAAGATCAGTGCCGGCTCGGGCCAAGCGAGTTGTGGCTGTTGATTTTGCCGTAATTTGTTTGGATTCGTGATCCTACATGCCAGACAGGGCGTCGTGAAGATAAGCGGCCACAACGCACCACTCCCGCGGTTGACTAATCTCCGCGGCGGGTTCGCGCCGTACGGTGCCCGGTTCCTGGTTCGGTAGAACCGCCGCTCATCTTGCCTTTGATAATGGATTGATTGGATGAAGTGAGAGATTTTCTGTGGAGCGGTTTATGAAAATGAATTGCTCTCCCTGCATCCCGAGAACGGAACGGGCGGGAGCACCGGAACGGGCTCACGGGGAACAGATAGTGACGCGTGACAGCTGGTAGCTCTGTGCAATTATCGTAGATCAGTGTGGTGAGATAAGCTTGCCTAATTTCGGTACTGGTGCTTCATGCTCATGCGGAACTAGCAAAGAAGATCGTTAATTAGCGGCGCAACAAGGGATGCAGAGATGTCAATTATCATAACGGGGATGGCTGTTTGGATTGGGCATGATTGTAGAGTTCAACAGGTTGACGGTGTCCCGAAATTTGAAATCGCACTATGATTTGTCATCCATCAAGCGCTGGCACGAGAGAAGAGAACCATGCCATCAAGATGCGAAGAATGCAGAACCGGTTTATTAAACCAATCGTTCCTGAAGAAGCAAATATGTTCATTTTGCAGTCAGGTTTCATCATTCGTGGTGGTCAAAcgcatttgtttttgtctgGTTTGGTAAAGATGAACATGCTTTTGCTTGTTCTGTTAGTGACAGTAAGCTCAGTCCAGTGTACCGATTTCTTGGACGATCCTCCTTCCGATTACACGGTTGGGAAAGGGTTTGAAGGTAATACTAGCATgtggaaagagaaaagaaacaactcGTCTactatttgattctttttGCCAGATTGTGCTAGTCGTTTCTCAGCGATATGGAAGATCCCATTCATCCAGGGACTCGGTGGAACGCGTGCGTATCAAGGCGAGTTTCAGCACATGGCAGCGATCGGTTGGACAAGATCCGAAAACAAGATCGATTACTTGTGTGGCGGTAGTTTGATCACATTGAAGTTCGTCTTAACAGCGGCTCATTGTGCAGTAGACTATGATAAGTAAGAGTCTGAAGTCTGGAGTTTGGATGTACAAGTAATCGGTTCATTTTTATTCGTAGCCTGCCTCCGGATACGGTACGATTGGGAGACACCGATCTCGCCAGCACAGATGATGATGAATCCGCACAACAAATTCCAATCGCCCGCTTCATCAAACATCCGCAGTATCGGGAGTCTAGGAAGTATTTCGACATTGCCCTCGTCGAACTGGCGAATGTTGTCGATGCGGACGATGCGGTTTGTGTAGCGTGCGTATGGCGTGAACCCGAAGCGCCCACCAACTTACTGGACGCGGTTGGATTCGGAGCTCTCGGATTTGGGGAAAAGTTGAGTCCAACATTGCAAAAGGTACAGCTGCGTGCTTTAAGTGCCGTGCAATGTGCTGAACGGATACCGGCAAACCGACGTCAGATGCCGGAAGGACTGCGTGACGATCAGCTGTGTGCGCACAGCAAAACGATGGACACGTGTGAGGGCGACTCGGGAGGTCCACTGCAAACCGAAGCGCTCGATGTGTTTGGCGAGACGTACCCACTCGTGGTAGGTGTGGTGTCGTTTGGCACTCCCTGCATCGAAGGTTCTACCGGTGTGTACACAAGGGTCAGCTCGTATGTGGATTGGATCGAGAAGGAAGTTAATCAATCGCTTAGCTATAAGAGTAAGTTCACCAGCTAGTATCTTAAAGACGGATAGAACTTCTgtattactatttttttttacaaatatctCGATTGCAGCCTGTACCGGAGTGGGAATGTGCAGCCGTAAACGCAATGTTGCCGTATCAGCCACTGTGAGACCTAAATGGCCAATCAATCGCGTGGGATTGCTGtgggaaagggaagaaacCGATATTTACCAGTGTGGTGGACTTTTAATCGATTTTCAGTATGTTCTTACATCGGCGGAATGTTTCACGTCCAGCAAGGGATTTCCAAAGTTTGTGTCAGCAGCCGCCGATGGTGATCGTGTACCGATTGCCGACGTGTTTGTTCATCCACAATACAGGCGGAAGGGGGTAGCGTTCGATATAGCTCTGATCAAATTGCGTAAATATGCAAACTTGGAAGAGACGCAGCCAATATGTCCAATGATTGGGAAGCAGTTAGCACAATCCAGCCATATACCTGTTGGCGTTGGAGCATCGACTGTAAATCGTCGGTTTcatttgcaatatttcaacagCAGTGCAACCAGCTATGTGCTCCAAATTTCAGCGCGTGAGCAATGTACGTTGGATAAAAAAGCCAATTGGACGGATCTTGTTTGCATTAAGCGTAACATTTCCTTGGTACCGGACACATGCAAGGTAAGAACGGCCCATTGTAATGAATTGTCgcttttaatttaatcagTTAATTCTCTCACTTTAGGTTGATTTTGGTGGTCCAGTGTTGATAGAGGAGCGTGAGGACGTTTACCGCGCTTATGGTGTGATCTCCCGCAGGACAAAGGGATGTGGAGGTGATGCAATTTTTACCGAAATTGCACCCCACCTGCAGTGGTTAGAATCAATCATGTTTAAGCAGTTGAATCAATGGCTTGTGTTTGCCGGTTAGAGTACCAGTTTGCGATACGATCGACGTTTGAGCCATTTCAATCATGATATATGTgatcaacagcaacacaatgagataataataaaataataataaataataataattactaACGCATGCTTTATCAAATATCTGCTATATCTGAATAGCAAATGTCGATGCAATAGTTTGAGGATCAAGCAAAGGCGCCGCATACTACAGCTAGCAGCCGCTAGAGAGTGTTGAATGTACACCTGTAACTTAAAACAAAGTAACTTAAAAAGGAACTTTTGTGAAATGATTATGGTTAATTTTCTTTAACAAGGCACGGCGCAACATCCACATGATTGAGAGTATAGACAGTACTACAGCATTATACTACTGAACTCGACTACTGAACAACTACCTACCGGTGAAATTTGTCTTGCGTGCGTGCGGCGTGAACTGTAAGCTCCTGATGATGGAGTCTTTATTAGGAAGAAAGCTGAGCTCAACTCTGTACAAAGTGGTACTACATGCCCTAAACGAATCACTCAATAAAGAATTAATGTGATAACCCAtaatattcttcttttttggcacaGCACCCGTTGCCGGTCAAGGCGTGTCttctgtaccactagtgggcttggctttcagtgactaactGATGatacatagcaggatagtcagtcctatgtatcgaggcacggtctattcggggcttgaacccataacgggcatgtttttaagtcgtacatattgatgactgtaccaccagaccgtgAAAATAATAAGAACAAACAATACCAGGCATATTTCGTTGAAATGAATCTCATTTAACTTAGAAGTTCAAAGCGAATATGCTCTGTTCGAATAGTAACTAAAACTCAAGAGCCAAtcaagaccaatcgaaacaTGTTCAGGCAGAGGAAAGAAACGAATCAGACCATATGGTAAacatttttgattattttgatgCGATCaatgagaaacaaaaagaTTGAGTTGAGATTTCAAATCTGAATCTTCCCTCTTTCGTAACGTTAAGTAATTGCCTCTGTGCGTTGGCAATCGGCCAGGATCGAAATCTTGATCAAGACAATCAGTTATTTTGCTGTACCTCAATAAACATAAGCCGTAGACACACCCTATTTCGAGCAGTTGGTGTAGGTCGTGGTtgctaaaaaaacaaaaaccaaaacattaaAGTATCGGCCATGCGTATCGGACTCGTTTCCCCGTCTCGAAGATTGTGCGCATCATTTCTTCTTCAGTGCTATTCCACTGAAAGAAATTCTTTCCAACAGGTTCAAAAAACCTGTTTGGTGAGACAAATATATTATAACTGTATGTTTGTTCGACGATAGTCGGTCCAAAAATACTGAATCTATTGTGAGAAATGTCCAGCGAGTGTAGAATCGTTGCGTAGAGAAAGATAAGGAGGGTTTTAGCAGCGGTTATTCCAGCTTGCCGGAAAAGATTCCCGAATGTTCCATGAGCGGTATTGCATGTTGGGTGTTAGGAATTAATGTTTGGGCAGCACAAAACCTGTTCCAAAAGATCCCGAAAATTCGATACCGAATCCTTTAAGAACGCCGTTACCAAATTACTTTCATCCAGTTCTTGTTGAATGGTCGGCCGAACAACTTATCGCGTTTTAAGGTGCCCTCGACAGTGAAAGTGTGAAGTAATCTTTGGAGATGGACCTATTTGTGAAGATTTCTGTGTTTCGGATCTTGATACTCGTTAGAGCCTTTGTGGTCGTGCAGATGCAATCATTTTTCAATTCTCCTCCTCCAGAATACTATCGTCGAACAGCATTGAAGGGTAACATAATTCAGGTAGCTAAATGTACGTTGGCTCTTACTATGAACACGTTCTACAGACTGTATCAAGAACTCGGAAGGTACATATTATGGAACTGATTCTGCATACGGTGGAATTGATGCTTATGAAGGAGAATTTCAACATATGGTAATATTGCGTTCGTTCTAGTTTAGTTGTGTTACATTAACTCCACCTGACCTTACAGGCGGCTATTGGTTGGCGGCGAGCCGGTGGCAAAATTGATTACGACTGCGGTGGCATCTTGATCAGTAAGCAGTTCGTGCTGACTGCGGCACACTGCGCCCAGGATAACGAAAAGTGGGTTGTAGAAATGATTGAAACCGGTACGAAGCCTTCACTATTAACATTCAACGCCATCTGTATTGCAGCAAACGTCCGGATCTGGTGCTGTTAGGCGATACGGTTCTAGAAAGATTCTACGATATCGAGAGTACACAGAAAATTGCGATTCATGATATAAAAGTGCACCCGTACTATAACCC
Coding sequences within:
- the LOC120900146 gene encoding sialin, with the translated sequence MAKEKEVGISARSTLWYLVFVGFAVNYMIRINTNITIVAMIKQSETEFVGEVKVDYACYVPIGNGSEALTTQTEGSSLLRSRESRVISPEQLLLTLFNLDPQKEGFDWNDYQQGLILGAFYWLHWITQIPGGILARRYGTKLVFGASNVIGCWMCFLMPIAAYWDYRVLVVLRVLQGLICGLAWPAMHHMAGQWIPPNERSKFVTAYLGSSVGVALNFPLFGFIISWTSWEYVYHFCGIFGTMWYVAWLYFVYDSPAEHPRIHANERKYIESSLGITAQSTARREQQQQEQGTPWRKIILSRAMWMTIIAQWGGIWGLFTLMTQAPTYFNNVHGWNIEMTGLLSGIPHLCRMLFAYVFSIVGDHLLKHELMSRTGVRKMGGTLCCVVNGIFVFILASSGCNSLMATIFLTLATTVHGAVSTGPLANLVDMSPRYAGILLGFSGMITVVPGFVSPIIVGMLGNHTVEQWRIIFLITSGTLIICGLLYMAFADSTLQPWNSCEDLSSVHDDELKGLKIPPLNATFPEKQEADDQKEDDSVALRLSSV
- the LOC120900145 gene encoding serine protease 53-like, which gives rise to MICHPSSAGTREENHAIKMRRMQNRFIKPIVPEEANMFILQSGFIIRGGQTHLFLSGLVKMNMLLLVLLVTVSSVQCTDFLDDPPSDYTVGKGFEDCASRFSAIWKIPFIQGLGGTRAYQGEFQHMAAIGWTRSENKIDYLCGGSLITLKFVLTAAHCAVDYDNLPPDTVRLGDTDLASTDDDESAQQIPIARFIKHPQYRESRKYFDIALVELANVVDADDAVCVACVWREPEAPTNLLDAVGFGALGFGEKLSPTLQKVQLRALSAVQCAERIPANRRQMPEGLRDDQLCAHSKTMDTCEGDSGGPLQTEALDVFGETYPLVVGVVSFGTPCIEGSTGVYTRVSSYVDWIEKEVNQSLSYKTCTGVGMCSRKRNVAVSATVRPKWPINRVGLLWEREETDIYQCGGLLIDFQYVLTSAECFTSSKGFPKFVSAAADGDRVPIADVFVHPQYRRKGVAFDIALIKLRKYANLEETQPICPMIGKQLAQSSHIPVGVGASTVNRRFHLQYFNSSATSYVLQISAREQCTLDKKANWTDLVCIKRNISLVPDTCKVDFGGPVLIEEREDVYRAYGVISRRTKGCGGDAIFTEIAPHLQWLESIMFKQLNQWLVFAG